The proteins below come from a single Nocardiopsis gilva YIM 90087 genomic window:
- a CDS encoding helix-turn-helix domain-containing protein — MPAPYSPSVRRRRLSAELKRLRKEAGLTLLDAAKGAGMGKSNLSKIEQAESKTVPAKTLDRLLDLYKVTSPQTREALHALARDAQQRGWWSKYKEIFKEQALPDFEAEASLIRTFEAQMIPGLLQTPEYTEALLMGRRYTAPDTIKRKVEARMARREILHTFNPAKLRAVIDEAALRRVIGDPSTHLEQLKHLLHMAQLPNVDVQILPFSAGSHAALGAPFTILDFPDPLDLPIVYVETASDGLFLEDPDEVEQHSATFGDAQGSAMSTAHSARFITEVLNSLESYA, encoded by the coding sequence ATGCCTGCTCCCTACAGCCCCAGCGTCCGCCGACGCCGCCTCTCAGCTGAGCTCAAGCGCCTACGCAAAGAAGCCGGGTTGACCCTTCTCGATGCCGCGAAAGGGGCAGGGATGGGCAAATCGAACCTAAGCAAGATCGAGCAGGCCGAGTCGAAGACAGTCCCCGCTAAGACACTGGACAGGCTTCTCGACCTCTACAAGGTGACCAGCCCGCAGACCCGCGAAGCCCTGCACGCGCTTGCTCGCGACGCCCAGCAACGAGGCTGGTGGTCCAAGTACAAGGAGATCTTCAAAGAACAGGCCCTCCCCGACTTTGAAGCAGAGGCTTCGCTGATCAGAACCTTCGAAGCACAAATGATCCCGGGACTGCTCCAGACTCCCGAGTACACGGAGGCGCTTCTGATGGGGCGCCGCTACACAGCCCCTGACACCATCAAACGCAAGGTCGAGGCGCGGATGGCGAGGCGGGAGATCCTACACACATTCAACCCCGCCAAACTCCGCGCCGTGATCGACGAGGCCGCACTTCGCCGAGTCATCGGAGATCCATCCACCCACCTGGAACAACTGAAACACCTTCTCCACATGGCCCAGCTACCCAACGTGGACGTGCAGATCCTGCCGTTCAGCGCCGGTTCCCATGCTGCGCTCGGCGCACCGTTCACCATCCTCGACTTCCCCGACCCTCTCGACCTCCCCATCGTTTACGTCGAAACCGCGTCAGACGGTCTATTTCTGGAAGATCCGGACGAAGTCGAACAGCACAGTGCTACCTTCGGCGATGCCCAGGGCTCGGCCATGAGCACCGCGCATTCTGCCCGGTTCATTACCGAGGTACTGAACT